AATGGAATGATCTTTGATTTTTTGTCTTCACTCATGAATCAGACCAACTCCGCGTTCATTTTTGTTACAAGTTTACCAATGTGGTGAACGGAACACAAGCAGCAAGGAGTCTCGGCTGCAGCCAGCAAAAAGGTGCAAAGCAGTAACTGCTTTGCACCTATCTCCCATTATACAATCCGGCTTTCTTCAAATTGGCGAATTCTGTCCTCATGGATGAGTGTATAAGCGATTTCGTCTCTTCCATTGATCAGCATATCCTTCCAGTGGGGATCGATTTCGAAGGCGGCTGCCAATCCTGTATCCGCCCAGATTATCTGGTCGGCCAAATTAACGGTGAGCTCCACTCCCACGCTATTCGCTTTTTCCATAAATTCCGTAATTTTTTCTTTTTCCAGTCGAATCGGAAGAATGCCGTTTTTCAGGCAGTTCTGATGGAAAATATCTGCAAAGGACGGGGCAATGATGACTTTGAAGCCGTAATCGCCTAAGGCCCATGGCGCATGCTCCCTCGAGGATCCGCACCCGAAATTTTCTCCGGCAGCCAAAATCGTCGCTCCCGCAAATTCAGGCCTGTTTAATTCAAAATCAGGATTTGGCTCATAATCCCCTTTATAGCGCCAGTCATAGAAGGCAAATCTGCCATAGCCCGTTCTTTCAGTCCGTTTTAAAAACTGTTTCGGAATAATCTGATCTGTATCGACGTTGTCTCGATCGAGAACTGCAACTTTTCCTTTATGAAGAAGAAACGGCTGAAGCATGGTGATCTCCCTCCTTATCCGATATTTTCCGTATATCTGTGAACTGCCCGTAAACCGCTGCCGCAGCGGCCATAATCGGACTTACTAAATGAGTGCGTGCCCCTTTTCCCTGACGTCCTTCAAAATTCCTGTTGGACGTAGATGCGCACCGTTCTCCTTCTGGAACTGCATCATCGTTCATACTTAAGCACATGCTGCAGCCTGAATGCCTCCATTCAAAGCCTGCTGCTGTGAATATGGCATCAAGTCCCTCTTCTTCCGCCTTGCGCTTGACTGCTTCAGAACCCGGGACGACCATAGCCCTAACCGTTGAGGCTACTTTTTTTCCCTGTACAAAGGCCGCAGCTTCCCTAAGATCATGAATACGGGAGTTTGTGCAGGAACCGATGAAAACGTGCTGAACGGGAAGATTTTCAAGCGGCTGGCCCGGAGTGAGATCCATATAAAAATAGGCGCGCTCTGCTTCCCGCTTTTCTTCCTTTGTTAAATAGGAATCAAGCACCGGAACACGCTTGTCAACAGATAAAGCCATTCCCGGGTTCGTCCCCCATGTGATCATCGGTCCGATATCATCTCCATGAATGACGGCTGTTTTATCGTAAACAGCTCTTTCATCTGAGGCAAGCTGCTTCCATTGTTCGACTGCCCGTTCAAACGCTTCGCCTTTAGGCGCGTACTTTCTGCCTTTTATATAAGAAAAAGTCGTTTCATCAGGAGCAATCAATCCAGCTCTGGCACCTGCTTCAATGGACATGTTGCAAATGGTCATCCGCTCATCCATTGAAAGGCTGTAGATAACACTTCCGCTGTATTCAATGACATACCCCGTTCCGAAACGCACCCCGTATTTCCCGATGATATAAAGGATTACGTCTTTTGCCGTAACCCCTTCTCCCAGTTCCCCGTCAATTTGAATGTTCAGGGTTTTTGGCTTTTGCTGCCAAAGCGTCTGGGTTGCAAAAACGTGCTCCACTTCACTCGTTCCAATTCCAAATGCCAACGCCCCAAATGCACCGTGTGTTGAAGTGTGGCTGTCTCCGCATACAATTGTTTTCCCGGGAAGAGTCAATCCGAGCTCAGGTCCAATGACATGAACAATCCCCTGATCTTCACTTTCCATATCGGCAAGCTCCACTCCGAACTCCCGGCAATTCCTTTCCAGAGCACTAATTTGATTTCTTGCAGTTTCATCCTTGATAACGGTCCGATTGACGGTAGGAATATTATGGTCCATGGTAGCAAAGGTCAGATCCGGTCTTCTAACCTTCCTGTTTTTTGTCCGAAGTCCTTCGAATGCCTGCGGAGAGGTTACTTCATGAATGAGATGCAGGTCAATGTAGAGAAGATCTGGTTTCCCCTCTTCTTTATAGACAACATGCTGATCCCACAGTTTTTCAAAAAGCGTTCTTCGTTTCATGTTTCTCCTCCTCCTTTTTCAGCTTTTAAGCGTAAGCTTCCATAATATGAAGAATGGCATTATCATCGGCCAGTCCTTCTTTAATTTCAGCAATCATTTCATCTGTAGTAAGCGGATGATCGTTCTCAAATGCCAGATCTCCGGTTCGTTTTCCCGCATCCAAAACAAGCTGGACGGCGCGTTCAACCGCATTTGCTTCCTCCTCCATACCGAAGGAAGTGCGAAGCATCATGGCAGCCGATAAGATCATCGCGAGCGGATTGGCTTTATTTTCCCCGGCTATATCAGGAGCGGATCCATGTACCGGCTCATATAGATGGAGGCCGTTCAGCGATAAGCTTGAAGAAGGAAGCATCCCGAGCGATCCTGTTAATACGGAAGCCTCATCGCTTAAAATATCGCCAAACATATTTTCCGTCACGAGAACATCAAATTGAGCAGGATTTTTAATAAGCTGCATGGCAGCATTGTCGACCAGCATATGTTCAAGCTCGACATCCGGATAGCCCGCCTTCACTTCTTCAGCGGTTTCTCTCCACATTCTGCTCGATTCCAGCACATTGGCCTTGTCTACGGACGTGACCTTGTTCCTTCGGCTGGCTGCCATTTCAAATGCAGCTGTTAAAATCCGTCTGACTTCTTCCTTCGTGTAAAAAAGAGTGTCCACCGCTGATTCCGCTCCGCCCTTTCCGGAACGTTCACTCGGTTTCCCGAAATACAAACCGCCGGTTAATTCCCGGACAATAACGAAATCCACTCCATCCAGCACCGATTTTTTAAAGGGGCTGTGATCCGTCAGACACTCATATGCTTTCACAGGCCGGATATTAGCATATAGGCCAAGCTCTTTGCGAAGCGCAAGCAATCCTCTCTCCGGTCTGTTTTCCGGAGGCTCCCCGTCCCATTTCGGTCCCCCTACTGCGCCAAGCATAAGAGCGTCCGCGTTCCGGCAAAGCTCAAGGGTTTCAGGAGGAAGCGGAATTCCCCGCTGATCAATGGCGGAACCGCCAATTAATCCGGATGTAAAGATAAATTCATGGCCAAACTGTTCGGCAATGACGGTC
The Metabacillus sp. FJAT-52054 genome window above contains:
- the leuD gene encoding 3-isopropylmalate dehydratase small subunit, producing the protein MLQPFLLHKGKVAVLDRDNVDTDQIIPKQFLKRTERTGYGRFAFYDWRYKGDYEPNPDFELNRPEFAGATILAAGENFGCGSSREHAPWALGDYGFKVIIAPSFADIFHQNCLKNGILPIRLEKEKITEFMEKANSVGVELTVNLADQIIWADTGLAAAFEIDPHWKDMLINGRDEIAYTLIHEDRIRQFEESRIV
- the leuB gene encoding 3-isopropylmalate dehydrogenase, translating into MKKTIAMLPGDGIGKEVMQGAQEVLTVIAEQFGHEFIFTSGLIGGSAIDQRGIPLPPETLELCRNADALMLGAVGGPKWDGEPPENRPERGLLALRKELGLYANIRPVKAYECLTDHSPFKKSVLDGVDFVIVRELTGGLYFGKPSERSGKGGAESAVDTLFYTKEEVRRILTAAFEMAASRRNKVTSVDKANVLESSRMWRETAEEVKAGYPDVELEHMLVDNAAMQLIKNPAQFDVLVTENMFGDILSDEASVLTGSLGMLPSSSLSLNGLHLYEPVHGSAPDIAGENKANPLAMILSAAMMLRTSFGMEEEANAVERAVQLVLDAGKRTGDLAFENDHPLTTDEMIAEIKEGLADDNAILHIMEAYA
- the leuC gene encoding 3-isopropylmalate dehydratase large subunit, with the protein product MKRRTLFEKLWDQHVVYKEEGKPDLLYIDLHLIHEVTSPQAFEGLRTKNRKVRRPDLTFATMDHNIPTVNRTVIKDETARNQISALERNCREFGVELADMESEDQGIVHVIGPELGLTLPGKTIVCGDSHTSTHGAFGALAFGIGTSEVEHVFATQTLWQQKPKTLNIQIDGELGEGVTAKDVILYIIGKYGVRFGTGYVIEYSGSVIYSLSMDERMTICNMSIEAGARAGLIAPDETTFSYIKGRKYAPKGEAFERAVEQWKQLASDERAVYDKTAVIHGDDIGPMITWGTNPGMALSVDKRVPVLDSYLTKEEKREAERAYFYMDLTPGQPLENLPVQHVFIGSCTNSRIHDLREAAAFVQGKKVASTVRAMVVPGSEAVKRKAEEEGLDAIFTAAGFEWRHSGCSMCLSMNDDAVPEGERCASTSNRNFEGRQGKGARTHLVSPIMAAAAAVYGQFTDIRKISDKEGDHHASAVSSS